One segment of Polaribacter huanghezhanensis DNA contains the following:
- a CDS encoding sulfite exporter TauE/SafE family protein codes for MLFSAIIFGLLGSFHCIGMCGPIAFMLPVDRTNNTKRILQISVYHFGRLFTYGILGLLFGFLGKGFYLFGFQQYVSIVIGVLMILMVVLPKKTINTFSITKPIYKLLSGVKNRLGKELKKKKTDTFFTIGFLNGFLPCGLVYMAIFASIATGNVVEGSLYMVLFGLGTIPLMTAFVYLGNFTTGLVRKRIQQFIPVAVVVIAVLFILRGMGLGIPYVSPIHVHEMVAGSQMCH; via the coding sequence ATGTTGTTTTCGGCAATTATTTTTGGACTTTTAGGTAGTTTTCATTGTATTGGAATGTGTGGTCCAATTGCTTTTATGTTACCAGTTGATAGAACAAATAACACCAAAAGAATCTTGCAAATTTCTGTATATCATTTTGGGAGATTATTTACCTACGGAATTTTAGGGTTGCTTTTTGGTTTCTTAGGAAAAGGATTTTACCTTTTCGGATTTCAACAATATGTATCTATAGTAATTGGTGTTTTAATGATTTTAATGGTGGTATTGCCTAAAAAAACAATCAATACCTTTAGTATCACAAAACCGATTTATAAATTATTATCTGGAGTTAAAAATAGATTAGGAAAAGAATTGAAAAAGAAAAAAACAGATACTTTTTTTACGATTGGTTTCTTAAACGGATTTTTACCTTGCGGATTGGTGTACATGGCAATTTTTGCTTCCATAGCAACTGGTAATGTTGTTGAAGGAAGTTTGTATATGGTTTTATTTGGATTGGGAACAATTCCGTTAATGACCGCTTTTGTGTATTTAGGAAACTTTACAACAGGCTTGGTTAGAAAAAGAATTCAACAGTTTATTCCTGTTGCAGTTGTCGTAATTGCGGTATTATTTATTTTACGCGGAATGGGATTAGGAATTCCGTATGTTTCTCCAATTCATGTTCACGAAATGGTTGCAGGAAGTCAAATGTGTCATTAA